The following are from one region of the Paraglaciecola sp. L1A13 genome:
- a CDS encoding biopolymer transporter ExbD yields MNAFNQLSRPRRKANTDDNLIPLINIVFLLLIFFMIAGKIEQIHDAGLTLPKNSHAKSAISQPITLQLSKDSEIHLNNELVSFDSLPNALTNLLLEHPANIAVRADKHVTYQALDKVLDALRTAGFSTINLFTLTTEPS; encoded by the coding sequence ATGAACGCGTTTAATCAACTATCTCGTCCACGTCGTAAAGCAAACACTGACGACAACCTCATTCCGCTTATCAATATTGTATTCTTGCTACTTATATTTTTCATGATTGCGGGCAAAATCGAGCAGATCCATGATGCGGGCTTAACCTTGCCTAAGAATAGCCATGCAAAGTCTGCTATCAGTCAACCGATTACGCTGCAGTTATCAAAAGACAGCGAAATTCACTTGAACAACGAACTCGTCAGTTTTGACTCTCTGCCCAATGCTTTGACCAATCTATTGCTTGAGCACCCAGCTAATATAGCGGTACGCGCTGATAAACACGTGACCTATCAAGCATTAGATAAAGTGCTCGATGCACTTAGAACAGCAGGTTTTAGCACCATCAACTTGTTCACCCTAACGACAGAGCCAAGTTGA
- a CDS encoding MotA/TolQ/ExbB proton channel family protein: MIELLVNGGVVVWLLISLSVIALSVAVLKGWQFYSTRAKPADAIEQAFGFLQQGKHAQALLLVNGQRNYRAALISSTVQLIDKSSLAIDDIKDEVYRQAQLAIAQLNSYLRILEVIATLAPLMGLFGTVIGMIEAFKAMESAGAQVNPAVLSGGIWQALLTTAVGLAVAIPVSMLNSYFERKAEVEAQAIQNDLQRVFTLYASMNAQPVAKKMGSKSTQPSSSKQGAE; encoded by the coding sequence GTGATTGAATTACTCGTTAATGGTGGAGTTGTGGTTTGGCTACTAATCAGCCTTTCAGTGATCGCCTTAAGTGTAGCCGTGCTCAAAGGGTGGCAGTTTTATAGTACTCGCGCTAAACCTGCTGATGCTATTGAACAAGCCTTTGGATTTTTACAACAGGGCAAACATGCCCAAGCGTTATTACTGGTAAATGGTCAACGTAATTACCGCGCGGCACTGATCAGCAGTACTGTTCAATTAATCGACAAATCGTCGTTAGCAATAGATGACATCAAAGACGAAGTATATCGCCAAGCTCAATTGGCCATTGCGCAGCTTAATAGTTATCTACGTATTTTAGAAGTTATTGCCACATTAGCACCATTAATGGGTCTTTTCGGTACAGTAATTGGCATGATCGAAGCATTTAAAGCTATGGAGTCTGCTGGTGCTCAGGTTAACCCAGCGGTGCTGTCTGGCGGTATCTGGCAAGCGTTACTAACCACAGCAGTGGGCTTAGCCGTAGCCATACCAGTGTCCATGCTTAACAGTTACTTTGAGCGCAAAGCGGAAGTCGAAGCTCAAGCCATTCAAAATGACCTTCAACGTGTTTTTACGCTATATGCCAGTATGAACGCGCAACCTGTTGCCAAAAAAATGGGCTCAAAGAGTACCCAACCGTCTTCTTCTAAACAGGGCGCTGAGTAA
- a CDS encoding biopolymer transporter ExbD has translation MSSLVMPKRRKQSISLTALIDVVFILLMFFMLTSSFTKFSAVEMQSSLAASTISDTKPQFMHLSEDGYLSGMGTSNASANLSDDALGNVFDSSLPTVLQPAPDTQVQAIVDALSRLKILGFTNVTLGKAAASAEDVK, from the coding sequence ATGTCAAGTTTGGTCATGCCCAAAAGACGTAAACAAAGCATTAGCCTAACGGCACTAATTGATGTGGTGTTTATCTTGTTAATGTTTTTTATGTTGACGTCGTCTTTTACAAAATTTAGTGCCGTTGAAATGCAATCAAGTTTAGCCGCGAGCACTATTTCAGACACCAAGCCACAATTTATGCACTTAAGTGAAGACGGTTATTTGTCGGGTATGGGTACTTCAAATGCTAGCGCTAACTTAAGTGACGATGCTCTAGGTAACGTATTTGATAGTTCACTACCGACCGTTTTACAACCGGCACCAGATACACAGGTTCAAGCTATTGTCGATGCGCTTTCTCGCTTGAAAATCTTAGGGTTTACAAATGTGACCCTAGGTAAAGCAGCAGCCAGCGCAGAGGACGTAAAATAA
- a CDS encoding DUF2157 domain-containing protein, producing MRISDRQLNMAVAEGILTSEQAHRLTAYILVLPEGEAKFDFTHLMYYFGGLVAIGAMTVFMNLGWESFGGIGVLGLCAIYAIAGILLTNRFTRQGLSVVAGICATFVVTLTPLATFGLQHALGVWPGNDNYQDYHRYIQWHWLYMELGTVAVGVILAKVYKYPFLVMPIAVTLWYLSMDLAVMLTGERPEYEVRALVSMYVGLLMLGLAFCVDIRSRHSGDYAFWLYLLGTIAFWGGLTMQESTSELSKFLYCCVNLLMMGIGIVLVRRVLVIFGAFGVCGYIGYLAYDVFSDSWLFPIILTLLGFAIVYLGIIWQKNEQAVTQRLRHSLPLPLQELLDKKTM from the coding sequence ATGCGGATTAGCGATCGTCAACTAAATATGGCGGTAGCTGAGGGGATTTTGACTTCAGAGCAAGCCCATCGCTTAACTGCTTATATATTGGTGTTACCCGAGGGCGAAGCAAAGTTTGATTTTACCCACTTGATGTATTACTTCGGTGGTCTCGTTGCCATCGGTGCAATGACGGTCTTTATGAACTTAGGATGGGAATCATTCGGTGGTATAGGCGTCCTTGGGCTTTGCGCTATTTATGCCATTGCGGGGATTTTATTAACTAATCGATTTACGCGACAGGGATTATCGGTTGTCGCAGGAATATGCGCCACATTTGTGGTTACATTGACACCACTGGCAACTTTCGGATTGCAACACGCGTTAGGTGTATGGCCAGGCAACGACAATTATCAAGATTATCATCGTTATATCCAGTGGCATTGGTTATATATGGAGCTTGGCACAGTGGCAGTAGGAGTAATATTAGCCAAAGTTTATAAATATCCTTTTTTGGTAATGCCGATAGCCGTAACGTTATGGTATTTGTCGATGGACCTAGCCGTCATGCTAACTGGGGAGCGGCCTGAATATGAAGTACGAGCATTGGTATCGATGTACGTCGGGTTATTAATGTTGGGCTTGGCATTTTGCGTTGATATACGGTCCAGACATTCAGGTGACTATGCATTTTGGTTGTATTTACTCGGTACGATAGCGTTTTGGGGGGGCTTGACTATGCAAGAGTCCACCAGTGAATTATCTAAGTTTCTATACTGTTGTGTAAACCTACTTATGATGGGTATAGGCATAGTATTGGTACGCCGTGTTTTAGTCATATTTGGTGCATTTGGGGTCTGTGGATATATAGGGTACTTGGCTTACGACGTATTCAGCGATAGTTGGCTATTTCCAATTATATTAACCCTTTTAGGCTTTGCTATCGTTTATCTTGGCATCATCTGGCAAAAAAATGAGCAAGCGGTGACTCAAAGATTACGTCATTCTTTGCCTCTGCCGCTGCAGGAATTATTAGACAAAAAAACAATGTGA
- a CDS encoding FAD-binding and (Fe-S)-binding domain-containing protein, giving the protein MTRLPAEYLSQIEAILPAKSIIQDISRLRALAVDASFYQLIPKLVLRLNSLEQVQTVLALSQQHKVGVTFRAAGTSLSGQAVSDSVLIILSDDWRRYDVLDKGQRIKLQPGIIGADANRLLAPFGRKIGPDPASINSCKIGGIAANNASGMCCGVAHNSYYTVQDMTIVLADGSMVDTANETSVQNFRVKHQVMLDELQKLAFASQQNSSLRELITYKYRLKNTCGYAVNALIDYQDPLDILLHLMIGSEGTLGFIGDITYKTVIEHKYKASGLYLFASAEQACALVQVLAQQNVDAIELMDQRALNSVKGQPGLPDTFCTDNDNYTALLLETSANSDKALNLNMQSIEQCIAEHHPMQSIALSTNSVLNQQLWAIRKGTFPAVGAVRETGTTVIIEDVCFPIENMAEGIGRLHQLFDKFGYAEAIIFGHALAGNLHFVFTQSFELQSEIERYDSFMQAVAQLVAVEFKGSLKAEHGTGRNMAPFVALEWGEEAYNVMRKIKQIVDPVGILNPGVILNDDQQSHIKNLKLLPKANDIVDKCIECGFCEAVCPSQALSYTPRQRIAIWRRIQHLRALAITTSGEHTRSATKVSNQPNKQAVIDIEEQAEEQNKELRQLEHDFEYMGIDTCAATGLCAQRCPVGINTGDLIRQLRSEKQTKFGKTIAKFSANHFSLVSKAAALGFAASSTATKILGDDLTNKVGESVHRFSGKRLPLWQSQWPSKAKPIRFDASLKRKQVVYFASCASRTMGPAASDTESRSTYDAARSVFAKAGYHVIVPDAMSELCCGMPFSSKGFPDLAQQKGEQLAHSLLSISRQGQIPIVFDTSPCKQQMQGLNNEHGLTIFETSEFMVKHVLADLQITPQTQPIALHITCSSRKMGIGPYLQTLANACSEKVIQPNGIECCGFAGDKGMFVPELNASALRHLKDQIPADCTEGFSNSRTCEIGLSQHSGIPYHSLMLLLDKVSKGKTAPVNV; this is encoded by the coding sequence ATGACACGGTTGCCTGCCGAATACCTGAGCCAAATTGAGGCTATTTTACCGGCCAAATCAATCATCCAAGATATCAGCCGTCTGCGAGCTCTCGCAGTTGACGCGAGTTTTTATCAACTTATACCTAAACTTGTACTGAGGCTTAATTCATTAGAGCAAGTACAGACTGTTCTAGCGCTTAGTCAACAGCACAAAGTGGGTGTTACGTTTCGTGCAGCGGGCACAAGTTTATCAGGGCAAGCGGTGAGTGATTCTGTATTAATCATTTTAAGTGATGATTGGCGCCGTTATGACGTATTAGATAAAGGCCAGCGAATAAAGTTACAACCAGGGATTATTGGGGCTGATGCAAATCGCTTACTTGCACCTTTTGGACGTAAAATTGGCCCGGATCCCGCGTCTATCAACAGCTGCAAAATTGGTGGTATCGCTGCTAATAATGCCTCAGGTATGTGTTGCGGCGTTGCCCATAACAGTTATTACACGGTACAAGATATGACCATAGTATTGGCTGATGGCAGCATGGTTGATACCGCTAATGAAACCAGCGTACAAAACTTTCGAGTTAAGCACCAAGTTATGCTTGACGAGTTGCAGAAATTGGCCTTTGCGAGTCAGCAAAATTCGTCGCTACGGGAGTTAATTACCTATAAGTATCGTCTTAAAAATACCTGCGGTTATGCCGTTAATGCGTTAATCGATTACCAAGATCCGTTGGATATCTTGCTACACCTGATGATTGGTTCAGAAGGCACGCTCGGGTTTATTGGGGATATTACGTATAAGACGGTTATAGAACATAAATATAAAGCCAGTGGCTTGTATTTATTTGCTAGTGCAGAGCAGGCGTGTGCTTTGGTACAAGTGTTAGCGCAGCAAAATGTCGACGCTATTGAACTAATGGATCAACGCGCCCTTAACTCAGTTAAGGGACAGCCGGGATTACCCGACACTTTTTGTACCGACAATGACAACTACACCGCGTTACTACTAGAAACCAGTGCAAATAGTGATAAGGCCCTTAATCTAAATATGCAAAGCATTGAACAATGTATTGCTGAGCATCACCCCATGCAATCCATTGCGTTAAGTACTAACAGTGTGCTTAATCAGCAGCTGTGGGCAATACGTAAAGGCACCTTTCCGGCAGTTGGCGCAGTGCGCGAAACGGGTACTACTGTCATCATTGAAGATGTATGTTTTCCTATCGAAAATATGGCTGAAGGAATAGGGCGGTTACACCAACTATTCGATAAGTTTGGATACGCAGAAGCCATTATTTTTGGTCATGCTTTAGCGGGCAACCTACATTTTGTATTTACCCAGTCGTTTGAACTTCAGAGCGAAATTGAACGCTACGACAGTTTTATGCAAGCCGTTGCACAGCTTGTTGCTGTTGAATTTAAAGGATCCCTTAAAGCCGAACATGGAACAGGACGGAATATGGCACCCTTTGTTGCGCTAGAGTGGGGTGAGGAAGCATATAATGTCATGCGTAAGATCAAACAAATTGTCGACCCAGTAGGTATTTTAAACCCTGGTGTGATTTTAAATGACGATCAGCAAAGTCATATTAAAAACCTTAAACTTCTACCAAAAGCAAATGACATTGTTGATAAATGCATCGAATGTGGTTTTTGTGAAGCGGTTTGTCCATCCCAAGCATTAAGTTATACACCGAGGCAACGCATCGCTATATGGCGACGCATTCAACATTTACGGGCGTTGGCAATCACAACATCTGGAGAACATACTCGAAGTGCTACTAAAGTAAGTAATCAGCCTAATAAACAGGCTGTAATTGATATCGAAGAGCAAGCCGAAGAACAAAACAAAGAGCTAAGGCAATTAGAGCATGACTTCGAGTATATGGGGATTGATACCTGCGCGGCTACTGGGCTATGTGCGCAGCGCTGTCCTGTTGGCATCAATACCGGTGACTTAATAAGGCAATTACGCAGCGAAAAACAAACAAAATTCGGCAAAACGATCGCTAAGTTCAGCGCAAATCACTTTTCGTTGGTGAGTAAAGCCGCGGCCCTAGGATTTGCAGCGTCTAGTACGGCGACTAAAATACTCGGAGACGATTTAACGAATAAAGTTGGCGAAAGTGTGCATCGATTTTCGGGGAAAAGACTACCACTATGGCAGAGTCAGTGGCCAAGTAAGGCAAAGCCGATTAGGTTTGATGCTAGTCTAAAACGCAAACAAGTTGTTTATTTTGCTAGTTGTGCCAGTCGTACTATGGGCCCAGCAGCCTCTGACACCGAATCGCGTTCTACCTATGATGCGGCTCGGTCTGTGTTCGCCAAAGCGGGGTACCACGTGATAGTACCTGATGCGATGAGCGAACTATGTTGTGGTATGCCTTTTAGTAGTAAAGGTTTCCCTGATTTAGCTCAGCAAAAAGGGGAACAGTTAGCACATAGTTTACTGAGTATTAGCCGCCAAGGGCAAATACCAATTGTGTTTGATACCAGCCCGTGCAAGCAGCAAATGCAGGGGCTAAACAATGAGCATGGATTAACCATCTTTGAAACCAGCGAATTTATGGTTAAGCATGTATTAGCTGATTTACAGATTACGCCGCAAACGCAGCCTATAGCGTTACACATAACCTGCAGCAGCCGTAAAATGGGCATTGGTCCTTATTTACAAACGTTGGCTAACGCTTGTAGTGAAAAGGTTATACAGCCCAACGGCATTGAATGTTGTGGTTTTGCCGGTGATAAGGGAATGTTTGTACCTGAACTAAATGCCAGTGCGCTGCGCCATTTGAAGGATCAGATCCCAGCAGATTGTACTGAAGGATTCAGTAATAGTCGTACTTGCGAAATCGGGCTAAGCCAGCACAGCGGCATTCCTTACCATTCACTAATGTTATTGCTCGATAAAGTTAGCAAAGGGAAAACCGCACCAGTAAACGTTTAA